DNA from Balneolaceae bacterium:
GATGGTGTTGAGGTCGCGGATGGGAACCTGCTCCTTGAGCAGGCGGCGCAGCACCTTCTGCACGTCGCCCAGCTTCATCTGGTCGGGGATGAGCTCCTCCACCACGGCCGGGGAGGTCTGCTTGAGGTTCTCCACCAGATGCATGACCATCTGCCGGTCGAGCAGGTTGTGGGCGTTGCGTTTGATGATTTCCATGAAATGGGTGGTGATGACGGCGCCCGCCTCGATGACCGACAGCCCGTACTTCTCGGCCTCGGTCTTGTTACGCTCGCTCACCCAGACGGCGTCCATGCCGAAGGTGGGGTCCTTGGTCTTTACGCCCTGCAGCTGGATGTCAAAGTCGGCCGGCAGCAGCGCCAGGTGGTATTCGGGCAGCAGGTCGCCCTCGCCCTTGACGATGCCCCGCATCTTGATCACGTAGTCGTTGGAATTGAGCTGCACATTGTCGCGGATGCGTATGGGGGGCACCAGAATGCCCAGCTCAATGGCCAGCTGCTTGCGCAGAGAGGACATGCGGTCGAGCAGGTCGCCCTCCTGGTCGGGATCCACCAGCGGGATGAGGCTGTAGCCGATCTCCAGCTCCAGGGTGTCCATGAGCAGGTAGCGCTCCACCTTGTCGGTGGGACCCTCCTCCTCTTCTTCCTCGTGGGGTTCCAGCTCAAGGATCTCCTCCTCGTTGTTTTTCTTGTTGGCGAAGTAGAGAAGTATGCCGGAGATGGCCCAGAAGGGGATCACCGGCATGCCGGGCAGTATACCCATGATAAAGATGAACACGCCCGCCATGCCGATCACCTTGGACGAGCCGAAGAGCTGGTTGGTGATCTCCACGCTCAGGCTGTTTTCGGAGGCGGCGCGGGTGACGATGATGCCGGAGGCGGTGGAGATGAGCAGGGCGGGGATCTGGGTAACCAGACCGTCGCCCACGGTCAGCAGCGTGTACTGGGCGGCGGCCTCCGAGAGGGCCATGCCCTGCTGCATGGTGCCGATGACGAGTCCGCCGATCACATTGATAAAGGTAATGAGCAGGCCGGCGATCACGTCGCCCCGCACGAACTTGCTGGCCCCGTCCATGGCCCCGTAGAAGTCGCTTTCTCGTGCGATCTCCTCGCGGCGGCGGCGTGCCTCCTCGTCGGTGATGAGTCCGCTGCTCAGATCGGCATCGATGGCCATCTGCTTGCCCGGCATGGCGTCCAGGGTGAATCGGGCGGAGACTTCGGCAATGCGGGAGGCGCCCTTGGTGATCACCACAAAGTTGATGATGATCAGCACGGCAAAAATGATGATCCCGATCACGTAGTTGCCCTGCACCACGAAGTTACCGAAGGCTGCGATAAGATTGCCGGCGTAGCCTTCGCTCAGTATGAGACGGGTGGAGGCCACGTTCAGCGCCAGCCGGAAGAGGGTGAGCATGAGAAGCATGCCCGGGAAGACGGCAAATTCAAGGGGCTTGAGCGTGTAGAAGGCCACCAGCATCACCACGATGGAGAGGGATATGTTGGTGGCCAGCAGGAAGTCGAGCATGCCCGTGGGAATGGGCAGGATCATGACCATCAGGATCAGGATCACACTGGAGGAGACCAGGATGTCGGTGCGCTGCATGAACAGGCTGCCGAGGCTCTGCAGGGTATTGTTGGATTCGGAGTTGCTCATGGTTTGTTCTGGCTGCCGTTGGGCGTGCTCGCGTTTATGGTGTCAGTACAGTTTCTCTTTCTGTTTGATCCGGTAGACGTAGGCCAGAATTTCGGCCACCGCCTTGTAAAGCTCCGGGGGAACGAACTGGTCCTCCTCTGCAGAAGCGTACAAAGCCCGTGCCACAGGAGGATTCTCAATGATGGGAATGTCGTATTGGTCGGCATACTCCCGGATTTTAAGGGCGCGCTTGCGCATGCCCTTGGCCCGGATAAGGGGTGCGTCGTTTACCTCGGGGTCGTAGGCCAGGGCCACCGCGTAGTGCGTGGGGTTGGTTACGACCACCTCCGAAGAGAGCACTGCATGGTCCAGACGCTTGCGCTGGGCAAGGCTGAGGGCCTTTTCCTTGCGCTTGCTCTTCATGTGGGGGTCCCCTTCCATCTGCTTGAATTCGTCCTTCACCTCCTGCTTGGTCATGCGCAGCTCCTTGCGGTGCTGGTAGCGCGCGTAGGCCGCGTCCATAATGGAAAGGACAATGAGCGCAGCCAGGATGCGGGTGACGATGAGCAGGATATATTTTCCGGATTGGGAAATGATTTCCCCCAGCGGGAGGATCAGAAAGGAGGTGATATTTTCGATTTCCGTCCGCAGGGTGAAGTAAATGATTATGCCTACAAGAAAGATCTTGCTGAAGCCCTTGATCATCTCCACCACCCCGCGCATGGAGAAGATTTTCTCGAAGCCTTTCTTGGGGCTGATGCGACTGGCCTTGGGCTCCATCACCTTGGTGGCGAAGACCACCCCGGTCTGCGCCACGTGGGATACAATGGCCATTACAAAGAGGGCGACGGTGACCGGTGCCAGGATCTCCATGCCGTACCAGCCGGCGATCTTCAGGAACTGTATGGCGTTCTCCTGATTGTCGAAGGCCTGCCCGGAACCCAGGAAGAAGATCTCAAACATCGATTCCAGTCGCGCATACATCCATCCACCGGCGTAGATGATGACCACGGTGGCGATAACCATGAGCAGCACCGAGGCGATTTCCGTGCTCTGCGACACGTTGCCTTCCTCGCGGGCCTTCTTCAGCTTGTGCTGCGTCGGCTCTTCTGTTTTTTCCTGATCGTCGTGTTGCGACATAGGTACTATAACATCAAAGGTGATGCCACAACGCCCGCGGCCCCACGCCGGCCCTCCAGGAGGCATTTCCGGGTGGAGGGAGCACAATATCTTCCGGCGGCGGGAAAAGATTTCCACCTGCCGCAGCAGGCCGCTGCCGGGGGAGGCGGGCTGAGGGCCTGCCGGGGCTGAAATCGGGTGTGGCATGGAATTTGAACCTATAGAACAAAACGAAACAACGAAGACTGCCATGATCGACCGATTCCGACATTCCATGCAGGCCCTGCAGATCCTCATGCGCGCCCAGGAGGTGACTGCCAACAACCTGGCCAACATCAATACGCCGGGATTCAAGGGCGACAAGCTCTTCTACCGCGCATTTCAGGAGGAGATGAACGGGCGGCAGGTCTCCTCGGTACAGCCGGGGCAGACCATAAGCATGGCCCAGGGCGCTTTCGAGGAGACCGGCAATCCCTTCGATTTCGCTATCGAGGGTGAGGGTTTCTTCGCCGTGGAACAGGACGGCAACCGCTTTTATACGCGCAACGGACGCTTCGGCCTCGACCGCGAGGGTTTCCTGGTGGACGACAACGGCGCGCGTGTCATGGGCGAATCGGGTCCCATCCAGCTTCCGGGCCTCATGCAGTCGGGACGCATTCGTTCCGACGTGGAGGTGGAGCTTGACCAGGACGGCACCCTGCGCGTGAACGGCGAGCGCCGGGACAAGCTGATGATCATGCAGGCCGGAGACCTGACCCAGCTGGAACGGCGAAGCAGCGCCTACCTGCAGGCCCCCGAGGGGGTGGAGATGACCCCCGACGGGGAGAGCAGCGTGGTGCAGGGCTTCTACGAGTCCGGCAACGTCGACCCCCTGCAGGAGCTGGTCAGCATGACGCAAAACATGCGCCTTTTTGAATCACAACAGCGGGCCATGAGGACCACCGATGAGATGCTTTCCCAGAGCACGACCCGACTGGGACGCTTCTGATCCGCGGTCCCCTTAGCCGCAACCTATGTAACCTAAACGAGGAACTCTTATGCCAACACGCGCACTCAGTATCGCAGCGCTCGGGATGAGCGCCCAGCAGAAGATGGTGGATAACATCGCCAACAACCTGGCCAACGTGAATACCACCTCCTTCAAGAAGAGCGACATCGCCTTCCAGGATCTCTTTTATCAGAACATTGCCACCTCCAAGCGTGGATCCGGCGGCCAGGGCGAGGAGGGTCCGCAGCTTCAGCTGGGACACGGTTCCAAGCCCGTAGCCACCGTTCGTAACTTTTCGCAGGGTGCCATGCAGGAGACGGGCGGTTCCACGGATCTGGCCATCAACGGCGCCGGATTCTTCCAGGTGCGCAAGTCCGACGGTTCCATCGCCTACACGCGTGACGGTAATTTTTCCATGAATTCCGAAGGGCGCCTCATCACCCAGTCGGGCCTGACCCTGGCCGACGACATTGACATTCCCGAAGACACCGTCGGCCTGTCGATCTCCCAGGACGGCCTGGTTACCGCCAGGCTTGCCGGCGACCAGGGCCAGATCGAGCTGGGCCAGATCGAACTGGCCAAGTTTGTCAATCCCGGGGGACTCAGCGCCGAGGGCGACAACCTCTACCAGGAGACCGCCCAGTCGGGGACGCCCTTCTACGGCACGCCCGGCATGGACGGCTTCGGCAGCCTGCAGCAGGGTTTCCTGGAGCAGTCCAATGTGGAGATTGTGACCGAGATGGTCAACCTCATACAGGCGCAGCGCGCCTACGAAACCAATTCCAAGATGGTGCAGACGGCCGAAGACATGATGGCCATGACCAACTCCATCAAACGATAAAATAACCCCATGAATTCGCTGACCCTGAATACCGGCATACTGGCTCTCCTCGCGGCGGCCCTCCTGGCCTCCGCTCCCACGGCGGCGGCGCAGCAGCCTGTCAAGGAGAAGCTGGAGCGCATGGCCGCCCAGCGGGTGGCCAAAAGCTGTCACGGCTGCGAGATTGCAGCCGAAACGCGCTGGATGCCTAATATTCTTGCCCGGGCCGACAGCTCCCGTATTCGGGAGCTGCGGCTCCCGGCCTCCGAACTCAGCCGCGGCTACCTGACAGGCGAGGTGACCTGGGAGCGGGGCGGCGAAACACAGACCTCCTCCGTGCAGTTGCATATTGGCGTGACGGCATCCGTGCCGGTGGCCACGCGCCGCATCGGGGAGGGGGAGACCCTGGAAAGGGGAGATTACGAAATGCGTCGGCGTGATATTACCCGTCTCCGCCAGCTCCCTGCCGTCTCCGACAGCCTGCTGGACAGGCAGGCCTCCCGCATGATTGGGGAGAGTGACGTGATCCTGCGCACCGACATCAACCGGCCCGCCTCCGTGACGCCCGGCGATCCCGTCAGCCTGCACTACCGCGGGGAGGGCATGGCCATCACCATCGCCACCACCGCCCGGGAGGCCAAGGCCCCCGGGGAGAAGATCCGGCTCTTCAGCCGTGAGACCGGCAAGACCTACATCGCCATCCTGATCAATGCCAACGAAGCCGAATGGGAACGCACCTTATGAAAGCCACACGACTTTTTCTTACGATACTGACCCCCCTGCTGCTCTGCGCCGCATACGCGGCCCAGGGGCAGCAGCGCTCGCTCTATTCCGACCTCAAGGCGCACCAGGCGGGCGACGTGATTACCGTCATCCTCACCGAAAACATTTCGGGTTCCTCCAACTCCGACGCCTCCGCCCAGTCGAACACCGCCGGCTCGGCCTCCAGCAGCGTCTCCAGCAATTTTGTGCCCTTTGAGCCCATGTTCGGTGCCGATGTGACGGTGGACTACAACTCCGACGAGCGCATCACCGCCCAGCAGCAGCAGCTGCTGCAGGGCACCGTCAGCGTGCGCATCGAGAGGGTGGAGGACAACGGCGACCTTTTCATTTCGGGCACGCGAAGCACCGAGATCAACGGCGAGCTCCACAGCATGGAGCTGAACGGTTTTGTGCGTCCCTCCGACGTGAGCGACGCCAACCAGGTGCTCTCCTTCCGCATCGCCAACGCCAACATCAAATACCTGAAGAAGGGCGGCATACGGGAGACCCGCAACAAGCTGGGCATTGGACGCAAGATCGTCTGGGGCGTGCTCGGCGCGGTGACGGGCGCCGCCATCATCCTCTCACAGAACTGAACGCAGGCCCCAACCATCCCAGCATTTAACCACGGAACCATCTGATGAAACGAAGCCTGATACTCATACTGATCATCGCCTCGGCCGCGGCCCTGGCGCCACGCGCAGAGGCGCAGACCCGTCTCTCCGACCTGGTGCAGATCGACCAGGCCAAGCGCACCGAACTCATAGGCTATGGCCTGGTGGCCGGCCTGGACCGCAGCGGCGACCGCACTTTTTCCGGGCGCGGCTCGGCCTTCACCGTACAGTCCATTGCCAGCATGCTCGACAAGTTTGGCATTACCGTCGACGCCGACCGGCTGCGTACCCGTAACGTGGCGGCCGTCATGGTGACCGCCGAGATCACCCCCTACCATTCTCCGGGCAGCGAGATTGACATACGCGTCTCCTCCCTGGGCAGTGCCAGCAGCCTGAGCGGTGGGGTGCTGCTGCAGACCCCCCTGATGAATCCCCAGAACAATCAGGTCTACGCCTATGCGCAGGGACCCCTGGTGCTGGGCGGCATCAATGCCGAAGTACCCGGTGCCCGCGTGGCCCGCAACCAGTCGCTTACCGCCACCATTCCCTCCGGCGGTTCCGTGGTGCAGAACGAAGTCTACACCCCCGACCGCGGGGAGCCGCTGGGACTCATCCTGCGCGAGCCCAGCTACGCCAACGCCACCCGCACGGCCGAAGCCATCAACGAGCAGTTCGAGAGCGAGATCGCCTCGGTGGCCAATGCCGGCAAGGTGAGCGTCAGCTGGCCCGACGGATTCGAAACCACCGGCGACCTGAGTTTCTTTACCAATACTGTGCTGGGGCTGCAGATCGAGGTGCAAACGCCTGCCCGCGTCGTACTCAACGAACGCACCGGCACCATCGTTGCCGGGGGCGATGTGGTCATAGGCGAAGTGATGATCTCCCACGGCAACATCCAGATTCAGACCCAGGTCACCCCCTTCGTCTCACAGCCTCCTCCCCTCAGCGGCGGGGAGACCGTGCAGGGCGAGGTGACCGCCGTGGGCATCACCGAGGAATCCGCCCGCAATCTGGTGCTGCAGCCCGACACGCGGGTCACTGAACTGGCTACCTCGCTGACTAACCTGGGCTTCTCGCCCAAGGACATTATCTCCATCTTTCAGGCGCTTGATAAAGCGGGCGCCCTGAAGGGTCAACTCATCGTCATGTAGGCCGGAACCATGGACATCCGCAAACCTTCCATAGACATCGGAAAACTTCTCGGACGGGCCGACCGCCTGCAGATGAAAAAGGAGGAGACCGCCATGGCCTTTGAAAAGCTCTTTGCGCGGCAGCTGGTCAGCCAGATGACCGAAGGACTCTTCAAGGGCTCCGAGGATTCCATGATGAACGCCGGCGGTGACGTCTACCGCGACCACATTGTCGACACGCTCAGCTCCGAACTGGCCCAGCAGGAGAAGCTGGGTATGTCCGAGCTGGTCCGCCGCTACTGGGAACAGCGCTCCGGGGGCGACTCCGGCTCCGGCGGTGCGCCCGCAAATCCCGAATAACCCAACGCAAGCCTTCCCCCACGCATCATGCAACAACCGCGAAATCAACGCATAAAGGAACTAAAGCACACCCTGGAGCGCCTCATCGAGGGCTACCGCGAGGCTACGGGACTGATCAACGACCAGATGCAGGCAGTGATTTACAGTGACCTGGTGCTGCTCAACGAACTCATTCCCCGCCAGGTGAGACGCTACGAGGAGCTGCAGGGACTCGAGCAGCAGTTCAAGGAGCAGCTCGGCCGCCTCTTCGAGGAGGGCCGGCCCGCCGGAAAACGAACCCTCACCGGCCTTATGGAGAGCCTGGAAGGGCCCACCGGGGAACTCGATCGCCTGCGCGCCGAACTTACCGGACAGGTGGAGAAGAGCCGGAACCTGCGCACCCAGCTCACCGAGTTGCTGCAGTTCGCCCGCAATCACAACGCTGACCGCTTCCGGCTGATCACCGACCTGGGCGAGGACCGCGCGGGCACCTATGACGCCTCCGGCAAGAGAAGGAATTCCTCCACCGGCGGCGTAGCCGTTAACAAGAAGGCCTGACGTCATGGATATTTTAGAAATTGCGAAAAACGGCCTCCTGAGCTCACAGAAAGCTTCAGGCGTCGTTTCTCACAATATTGCCAATGCTAACACCCCCGGCTATACCCGCCAGCGTGCTGAGTTGTCAGAGCAGATCCACCGCCAAGGTGGTTTCACGCTGGGCCGGGGTGTTACCATTGCGCAAGTCAAGCGCCTGCGCAACAACCTCATCGATGAGCAGATCATGATGAAGGAGCATGAGCTGGGCGACCTGAACGAACGCAACCGCATCTACCAGCAGATCGAGAGCGTGATGGTGACCAGCACCGGCGACGGACTCGACGTGGGCATTACCGATTTCTTCAATTCCTTTTCCGAACTCTCCAACAACCCGCAGGATATCAACCTGCGCCACAACGTCATTTCCAAGTCCCGCACCCTCATCAGCAAGTTCAAGGACATGGGGTCCGACCTGAAGGACATCGACGAGCAGACCCTGGCTGCCGCCCGCAACCGGGTGGACAAGGTGAACTCCCTGCTTGGGCAGCTCGCCGACATCAACGCCGACATCGCCCGTGCGGAAGCCACCGGGACAGCCCGACCTGAACAGCAAGGACCGGCAGCTGGAGCTGCTGAAAACCCTCTCCTCCCAGATCACCGTGGAGGCACGCTATCAGGATGACGGCACCCTGGAGGCGCGCGTGGGCGGAGTGACCGTGCTTTCGGGCACCGAGACGGCCACACTGCGGCCGGAAGTGGACACCGGCAACCGCATCTTCCGCGTGCGACTCGACAACGGCAAGCTCTTGGATATAGGGCGGGGCGAGCTGGGCGCCGACGCACACATGTACGAGGAGGTGGTTCCGGAGGCGCGCAACACCCTGGACAAGATCGCAAAGTCGGTGGTCGAACAGGTGAACGCCCTCCATATCAACGGCTACGGCATTGCCGACAACGGGCAGCGCAATTTCTTCGATCCCGCAGGCGACCACGGCCGAATCCATTGCCCTGAACCAGACCATCGTTGACAACCCCGAGCATATCGCCACCTCCTCGGTGGCCGGCGAGGCGGGCAACAACGACAACGCCCTGCAGATCGCCAACCTGCAGAACCTTTCGCTGCTGGACGGGGAGAACCCTGGCCAGCAACGCCGTACAGATGATGACCGAACCCGGCATCCGCATCAACGAACTCGAGAACCGTATCACCTCGCGCGAATCGGCCCGGCAACTGCTGGTCAACCAGCAGGAGAGCCAGTCGGGCGTCAACATCGACGAGGAGCTGAGCGATCTGATCAAATACCAGAACGCCTACCAGGCTTCCGCACGCGTACTCAACGAGGGGCAGAAGATGTACGACACCCTGCTTTCCATACTCTAACCGTCCCGCAAAGCCATGCGCATCACCCAGAATCTCATATACAACCGATTGCAGGGCATGCTGAGCCGCAACCGCGAGGAGCTCGCCAAGTACC
Protein-coding regions in this window:
- the flhA gene encoding flagellar biosynthesis protein FlhA gives rise to the protein MSNSESNNTLQSLGSLFMQRTDILVSSSVILILMVMILPIPTGMLDFLLATNISLSIVVMLVAFYTLKPLEFAVFPGMLLMLTLFRLALNVASTRLILSEGYAGNLIAAFGNFVVQGNYVIGIIIFAVLIIINFVVITKGASRIAEVSARFTLDAMPGKQMAIDADLSSGLITDEEARRRREEIARESDFYGAMDGASKFVRGDVIAGLLITFINVIGGLVIGTMQQGMALSEAAAQYTLLTVGDGLVTQIPALLISTASGIIVTRAASENSLSVEITNQLFGSSKVIGMAGVFIFIMGILPGMPVIPFWAISGILLYFANKKNNEEEILELEPHEEEEEEGPTDKVERYLLMDTLELEIGYSLIPLVDPDQEGDLLDRMSSLRKQLAIELGILVPPIRIRDNVQLNSNDYVIKMRGIVKGEGDLLPEYHLALLPADFDIQLQGVKTKDPTFGMDAVWVSERNKTEAEKYGLSVIEAGAVITTHFMEIIKRNAHNLLDRQMVMHLVENLKQTSPAVVEELIPDQMKLGDVQKVLRRLLKEQVPIRDLNTILETLADQQSQTKNPDVLTEYVRSALADTITRQYRDEEGTVTVSVMESSLESHLINQAQEGNLNPNTLGFTPDTVERLYVKASRVFEEMISQGHDPILLTSPVLRPALYDFLVSVIPEIAVLSYNDLTIDTEIEKFDIIRLKSNDSGAEGPVQT
- the flhB gene encoding flagellar biosynthesis protein FlhB, whose product is MSQHDDQEKTEEPTQHKLKKAREEGNVSQSTEIASVLLMVIATVVIIYAGGWMYARLESMFEIFFLGSGQAFDNQENAIQFLKIAGWYGMEILAPVTVALFVMAIVSHVAQTGVVFATKVMEPKASRISPKKGFEKIFSMRGVVEMIKGFSKIFLVGIIIYFTLRTEIENITSFLILPLGEIISQSGKYILLIVTRILAALIVLSIMDAAYARYQHRKELRMTKQEVKDEFKQMEGDPHMKSKRKEKALSLAQRKRLDHAVLSSEVVVTNPTHYAVALAYDPEVNDAPLIRAKGMRKRALKIREYADQYDIPIIENPPVARALYASAEEDQFVPPELYKAVAEILAYVYRIKQKEKLY
- a CDS encoding flagellar hook-basal body protein yields the protein MIDRFRHSMQALQILMRAQEVTANNLANINTPGFKGDKLFYRAFQEEMNGRQVSSVQPGQTISMAQGAFEETGNPFDFAIEGEGFFAVEQDGNRFYTRNGRFGLDREGFLVDDNGARVMGESGPIQLPGLMQSGRIRSDVEVELDQDGTLRVNGERRDKLMIMQAGDLTQLERRSSAYLQAPEGVEMTPDGESSVVQGFYESGNVDPLQELVSMTQNMRLFESQQRAMRTTDEMLSQSTTRLGRF
- the flgG gene encoding flagellar basal-body rod protein FlgG, encoding MPTRALSIAALGMSAQQKMVDNIANNLANVNTTSFKKSDIAFQDLFYQNIATSKRGSGGQGEEGPQLQLGHGSKPVATVRNFSQGAMQETGGSTDLAINGAGFFQVRKSDGSIAYTRDGNFSMNSEGRLITQSGLTLADDIDIPEDTVGLSISQDGLVTARLAGDQGQIELGQIELAKFVNPGGLSAEGDNLYQETAQSGTPFYGTPGMDGFGSLQQGFLEQSNVEIVTEMVNLIQAQRAYETNSKMVQTAEDMMAMTNSIKR
- the flgA gene encoding flagellar basal body P-ring formation chaperone FlgA is translated as MNSLTLNTGILALLAAALLASAPTAAAQQPVKEKLERMAAQRVAKSCHGCEIAAETRWMPNILARADSSRIRELRLPASELSRGYLTGEVTWERGGETQTSSVQLHIGVTASVPVATRRIGEGETLERGDYEMRRRDITRLRQLPAVSDSLLDRQASRMIGESDVILRTDINRPASVTPGDPVSLHYRGEGMAITIATTAREAKAPGEKIRLFSRETGKTYIAILINANEAEWERTL
- a CDS encoding flagellar basal body L-ring protein FlgH, translated to MKATRLFLTILTPLLLCAAYAAQGQQRSLYSDLKAHQAGDVITVILTENISGSSNSDASAQSNTAGSASSSVSSNFVPFEPMFGADVTVDYNSDERITAQQQQLLQGTVSVRIERVEDNGDLFISGTRSTEINGELHSMELNGFVRPSDVSDANQVLSFRIANANIKYLKKGGIRETRNKLGIGRKIVWGVLGAVTGAAIILSQN
- a CDS encoding flagellar basal body P-ring protein FlgI; translated protein: MKRSLILILIIASAAALAPRAEAQTRLSDLVQIDQAKRTELIGYGLVAGLDRSGDRTFSGRGSAFTVQSIASMLDKFGITVDADRLRTRNVAAVMVTAEITPYHSPGSEIDIRVSSLGSASSLSGGVLLQTPLMNPQNNQVYAYAQGPLVLGGINAEVPGARVARNQSLTATIPSGGSVVQNEVYTPDRGEPLGLILREPSYANATRTAEAINEQFESEIASVANAGKVSVSWPDGFETTGDLSFFTNTVLGLQIEVQTPARVVLNERTGTIVAGGDVVIGEVMISHGNIQIQTQVTPFVSQPPPLSGGETVQGEVTAVGITEESARNLVLQPDTRVTELATSLTNLGFSPKDIISIFQALDKAGALKGQLIVM
- the flgN gene encoding flagellar export chaperone FlgN — encoded protein: MQQPRNQRIKELKHTLERLIEGYREATGLINDQMQAVIYSDLVLLNELIPRQVRRYEELQGLEQQFKEQLGRLFEEGRPAGKRTLTGLMESLEGPTGELDRLRAELTGQVEKSRNLRTQLTELLQFARNHNADRFRLITDLGEDRAGTYDASGKRRNSSTGGVAVNKKA
- the flgK gene encoding flagellar hook-associated protein FlgK, yielding MDILEIAKNGLLSSQKASGVVSHNIANANTPGYTRQRAELSEQIHRQGGFTLGRGVTIAQVKRLRNNLIDEQIMMKEHELGDLNERNRIYQQIESVMVTSTGDGLDVGITDFFNSFSELSNNPQDINLRHNVISKSRTLISKFKDMGSDLKDIDEQTLAAARNRVDKVNSLLGQLADINADIARAEATGTARPEQQGPAAGAAENPLLPDHRGGTLSG
- a CDS encoding flagellar basal body rod C-terminal domain-containing protein; the protein is MMTEPGIRINELENRITSRESARQLLVNQQESQSGVNIDEELSDLIKYQNAYQASARVLNEGQKMYDTLLSIL